The Candida dubliniensis CD36 chromosome 2, complete sequence genome contains a region encoding:
- the PPE1 gene encoding protein phosphatase methylesterase, putative, with the protein MSELHKAFLKRIKEQETALGLSGLVDEDDIPEPAVMPPTGNSINANAEDETILRNYKQFKETNFIQEFYENELGYKFKTYYKPSKKPGSVLFCHHGAGSSSMTFGNLVNHIEDESVGIFLFDTRGHGESVATTDFSLNTLVQDVSFVLEQFISKHQQNSIFLLGHSLGGAVLAKYSILYPNDILKGLILLDIVEEAAVQSLNAMPSFIARRPLSFPSLSKAISWHMNFLLFNEKSARLSVPDLFTDKLTWITDLNETKPYWQTWFAGLSENFLGFKGPKLLMLSTHESLDKQLMIGQMQGKYQLVVFKNNEKSGHFVHEDLPNHVAVCLTDYIKRAVAPEIFMKEDLGFVPKWGGKINK; encoded by the coding sequence ATGTCAGAGCTACATAAAGCATTCCttaaaagaataaaagaaCAAGAGACAGCTTTGGGATTATCGGGTTTAgtagatgaagatgatataCCAGAACCTGCAGTCATGCCGCCGACTGGCAATAGCATCAATGCAAACGCTGAAGACGAGACTATTCTAAGAaattataaacaatttaaagAAACTAATTTTATTCAAGAATTCTATGAGAACGAGTTAGGCTATAAGTTTAAAACATATTATAAACCTTCAAAGAAACCTGGATCTGTACTCTTTTGTCATCATGGAGCTGGTTCTTCGTCAATGACTTTCGGAAACTTGGTGAATCACATTGAAGATGAGTCCGTGGggatatttttatttgatacTAGAGGCCATGGAGAAAGTGTAGCTACTACAGATTTCTCCCTAAACACATTGGTACAAGATGTATCGTTTGTATTGGaacaatttatttcaaaacaCCAACagaattcaattttcttaTTGGGCCATTCATTGGGGGGTGCAGTTTTGGCAAAATATTCTATATTATATCCTAATGATATTCTAAAGggtttaatattattggatATTGTAGAGGAGGCAGCTGTGCAATCGCTTAATGCTATGCCGCTGTTTATTGCTAGACGACCACTCCTGTTTCCATCATTATCTAAAGCTATTCTGTGGCATATGAACTTCTTGTTATTCAATGAAAAATCAGCTAGACTATCAGTGCCCGATTTGTTCACTGATAAGTTGACCTGGATAACTGATTTAAATGAAACCAAACCTTATTGGCAGACCTGGTTTGCTGGATTGTCAGAGAACTTTTTGGGTTTCAAAGGACCCAAACTCTTGATGCTATCAACCCATGAAAGTCTagataaacaattgatgattgGACAAATGCAGGGAAAGTATCAATTGGTcgttttcaaaaataacGAAAAATCGGGGCATTTTGTTCATGAGGATTTACCTAATCATGTTGCAGTGTGTCTTACAGATTATATAAAACGAGCTGTAGCGCCTGAAATATTTATGAAAGAAGATTTGGGGTTTGTTCCAAAATGGGGAGGTAAGATAAACAAGTAG
- a CDS encoding tRNA-specific adenosine deaminase subunit, putative (Similar to S. cerevisiae TAD2;~In S. cerevisiae: subunit of tRNA-specific adenosine-34 deaminase, forms a heterodimer with Tad3p that converts adenosine to inosine at the wobble position of several tRNA.), producing the protein MPTDLTPHFQYMATSLFVGYKALLNNETPVSCIVVDSKSDKIISIGYNYTNHSLNGTQHAEFIALQRFTEQKPSIGYNDLILYVTVEPCIMCASYLRQLGIGKVIFGCGNDRFGGNGTILPIHSDTTLPNATYSSIGGICRTEGIQLLRNFYIQQNESAPNPKIKKNTDIESKEYPDNQFCSISKDEFLEFYGKERMHVYDGKVFEITPSIDKGYDVKDLVTLDMMRKVPFLEDELGRITDEQIIEFHNLFFNIKDNGMVNYKKPICKYNSKKRHFKNDE; encoded by the coding sequence ATGCCGACAGATCTTACTCCGCACTTTCAGTATATGGCCACAAGCTTGTTTGTTGGTTACAAAGCTCTACTAAATAATGAAACTCCAGTGTCGTGTATAGTCGTGGATTCAAAGTCAGATAAAATTATCAGTATTGGCTACAATTACACCAACCACTCTCTTAATGGTACACAACACGCAGAATTTATTGCTTTACAGCGATTTACGGAACAAAAGCCGAGCATTGGttataatgatttaatctTGTATGTGACAGTGGAGCCTTGTATTATGTGTGCATCTTATTTACGTCAGTTGGGTATCGGAAAGGTGATATTTGGCTGTGGGAATGACAGATTTGGAGGGAATGGTACTATTTTACCAATACATAGTGACACTACTTTACCAAATGCAACCTATTCCAGTATTGGGGGTATCTGTAGGACAGAAGGAATACAACTATTGCGGAATTTCTACATTCAACAAAATGAGTCAGCACCAAACCctaaaatcaaaaagaaCACAGATATCGAAAGTAAGGAATACCCAGATAATCAGTTTTGTAGCATTTCAAAAGATGAATTTTTAGAATTCTATGGCAAAGAAAGAATGCATGTTTATGACGGAAAggtttttgaaattaccCCATCAATAGATAAAGGTTATGATGTAAAAGACTTGGTAACATTGGATATGATGCGAAAAGTTCCATTTCTAGAGGATGAATTGGGACGGATTACAGATGaacaaatcattgaatttcacaatttgtttttcaacatAAAAGACAACGGAATGgttaattataaaaaacCAATATGTAAATATAACAGCAAAAAGAGAcattttaaaaatgatgaatag
- a CDS encoding TFIIH subunit, putative (Similar to S. cerevisiae SSL1;~In S. cerevisiae: component of the core form of RNA polymerase transcription factor TFIIH, which has both protein kinase and DNA-dependent ATPase/helicase activities and is essential for transcription and nucleotide excision repair.): MDDSDEEYMGSKSPSSKLSSTAPETSSSPGAKSGVSARTRSSRRGEVSDLKGANGYAWEDEYQRSWDIVKDDEQGGNSFEAMVQSIIENRKKKIMKNPSTPFQRGIIRTLIIIIDGSSAMSEKDLRPSRLSMTLNYLQEFVVEFFDQNPISRLGIILMRNGVANLVSEVSGSPQYHVDKIRNLKARQHNRFEPKGDPSLQNSLEMARSLLKFNFGSTSNNSKNSKEILVIFGALFTSDPGDIHKTIDSLVKDEIKTSVIGLSAQVAICQELVNRTNKEPRNSQSKHYGVIMNESHFKELLMESVTPLPLTESEKQIQESEQNGVPVLRMGFPTKVQPTLTSAIGGSDYIIEFPHLNASFPTQGSEDSKDVVEIQTNKPAAASSLIGYQCPQCKCKVCNLPTICPVCGLMLILSTHLARSYHHLVPLAPYKEVKVSPIYDSTYCFGCQLKFPEGVKLGTLKKSLESMTSSRYRCLKCSQDFCINCDVFVHEVLHNCPGCENN, translated from the coding sequence ATGGATGATTCAGATGAGGAATACATGGGCTCTAAATCGCCATCCTCCAAGCTTTCCTCGACTGCTCCTGAAACAAGTTCTTCGCCTGGGGCAAAGAGCGGTGTTTCAGCAAGAACTCGATCTTCGCGTCGTGGTGAAGTAAGTGACTTGAAAGGGGCCAATGGGTATGCTTGGGAAGATGAATACCAACGATCCTGGGATATTGTGAAAGATGACGAACAGGGAGGCAATTCATTTGAAGCAATGGTACAATcgattattgaaaatagaaagaagaagataatgaaaaacCCCAGTACTCCATTTCAGAGAGGAATTATTCGGacattaattattattatagaCGGATCACTGGCCATGAGTGAAAAGGATTTACGACCTTCAAGGCTATCCATGacattgaattatttgcaagagtttgttgttgagttTTTTGACCAGAACCCTATATCGCGATTGGggataatattgatgagAAATGGGGTGGCCAATTTGGTCAGTGAGGTCAGTGGTCTGCCACAATATCATGTTGATAAAATAAGAAACTTGAAAGCCAGACAACATAATAGGTTTGAACCAAAGGGCGACCCTTCTCTACAGAATTCTTTGGAAATGGCCAGATCTTTATTGAAGTTTAATTTTGGTTCTACatccaataattcaaaaaattcaaaagaGATATTGGTGATATTTGGAGCATTATTTACAAGTGATCCTGGCGATATTCACAAAACGATAGACAGTTTAGTTAAGGATGAAATAAAGACGAGCGTTATAGGGTTATCTGCGCAAGTGGCTATTTGCCAAGAGTTAGTAAACCGGACTAATAAAGAGCCACGTAATTCTCAATCAAAACACTATGGTGTTATAATGAATGAATCTCATTTCAAAGAATTATTGATGGAATCCGTGACTCCGTTGCCATTGACCGAGAGTGAAAAACAAATCCAAGAATCAGAGCAAAACGGTGTTCCAGTATTACGAATGGGGTTTCCAACCAAAGTGCAACCAACCTTGACATCTGCTATTGGTGGTTCTGACTACATAATTGAGTTCCCACATCTAAATGCTTCCTTCCCTACTCAGGGTTCTGAAGATTCCAAGGACGTTGTGGAaattcaaacaaataaGCCAGCAGCAGCATCTTCCCTAATTGGGTATCAATGCCCTCAATGCAAATGCAAAGTTTGCAATTTGCCTACGATATGCCCCGTGTGTGGACTAATGCTAATATTATCGACTCATTTGGCAAGATCATACCATCATTTAGTCCCTCTTGCTCCCTATAAAGAGGTGAAAGTGAGTCCAATCTACGACAGCACGTACTGCTTTGGGTGCCAATTGAAATTCCCTGAAGGTGTTAAGCTAGGAACACTCAAGAAAAGTTTAGAGTCCATGACCAGTTCACGCTATCGGTGTTTGAAATGTTCACAGGACTTTTGTATAAACTGTGATGTATTTGTCCATGAAGTTCTTCACAACTGTCCAGGTTGTGAAAATAATTAG